The genomic interval CACGAAAGCGGCCTGGAGGCCGAGACCTCGATCGCCTACCAGGAAGTGTTCGCGCTGCTCGAAGCGCAGGGTATCCCCAAGCTGCTGCGCATCTGGAACTATTTCGCCGCCATCAACGCCGACGAGGACGACGGCCTGGAGCGCTACAAGCATTTCTGCATCGGCCGCCACGACGCCTTCGCGCAGTACGGGCGCCTCAACGTTCAGGACATCCCGGCCGCCAGCGCGGTGGGGAGCCGCGGCGGCGAATTCGTGCTGTATTTTCTGGCCGCGACCCGGGGGGGCAGGGCGGTGGAAAACGAGCGGCAGGTCAGCGCTTACGATTACCCGCCGCAATACAGCCCGCGCAGCCCGCTGTTCGCACGCGCCACCGAGGTTGACTGGCTCAGGGAGCCGCAGCTGTTCATTTCCGGCACCGCCAGCATCGTCGGCCACGCCTCGATCTGCCTGGACGACGCGGCACAGCAAACCGCCGAAACCCTGAAAAACATCGGCCTGCTGCTCGGCCGTGCTTTCCCGCACGGGGAAGACTTCTCACTGTTGCGCGCGCTCAAGGTGTACATCCGCCATGAGAAAGACTTTCCGGTGATTCGGTCGGTAATGGAAAACGCTGTCGGCCGGGAGGTGCCCTGCCTGTACCTGTTGGCGGATATCTGCCGCAGCGAGCTGCTGCTGGAAATCGAGGCGATCGCGGGGGAAGCATGAACTGCCGCTTTGGGTCGCTGGGCTCGTGAGTCGGCAAGTCCTCCTCCCCCCAAAAAAAGAAAGAAACTTCCATGCCTGAAACGCTCATTCTCTCCATGGGTTCCATTGCCTTGCTCTATATCTCGCGGGGGGCGTTGAGCAATCCGAACTCGCATGGCTTTTACCGGTTTTTTGCCTGGGAGGCCATTTTGGGCCTGGATGCGCTCAACTTTTCAGTTGAGACGGCTAATCCCTGGGCCCCTGATCAGCTGCTTTCTACCTTCATGCGTGTGACTTCTCTGGTGCTGGCCATTCATGCCTTGATTCTGCTGATCAAAATCGGCAAACCAATGCGAGAGCGGGTGGATAGAGCATTGCTCGGCTTTGAAAAAACCTCGTCATTGGTGATGATCGGTGCGTTCAAGTACATTCGCCACCCGATGTACGCCTCCTTGCTTTTCTTTGCCTGGGGCGAGTTTCTCAAGCAGGTTTCCTGGCTAGGCGTTTTCCTGGTGCTGGTGGCGAGTGTTTTTCTGTGGCTGACGGCCAAAAGGGATGAAGAGGAATGCCTGACGCATTTTGGCTCCGAATATCAGTGCTATATGCGGAAGACCAAACGCTTCATCCCATT from Sulfurimicrobium lacus carries:
- a CDS encoding methyltransferase family protein — protein: MPETLILSMGSIALLYISRGALSNPNSHGFYRFFAWEAILGLDALNFSVETANPWAPDQLLSTFMRVTSLVLAIHALILLIKIGKPMRERVDRALLGFEKTSSLVMIGAFKYIRHPMYASLLFFAWGEFLKQVSWLGVFLVLVASVFLWLTAKRDEEECLTHFGSEYQCYMRKTKRFIPFLL